The following is a genomic window from Bacteroidia bacterium.
ACTACTAAAAAAGGAAGTGCTGTAGGCGGACCGAAAATTGAGTTTAACTCCTCCGAATCTTGGAGCTCACCGGATAAATTACCAGAGCTTCAGAACCAATGGGCACAGGGAAATAACGGGATTTATCAAGGACCTGATTCCAGTGGATCGGATAAAAAATTCTCTTGGGGTCCTGCAATCAGCACACTTAAACGTACAGGGGTAGCTAATCAATGGGATCGTAACGGAGATATTTCTCCTACAGGTACTGTTCCTGTTACGCCTTACAATCAATACAATTTCTTTCAAACAGGAGTTACAGCGGATAACAACATCGCTTTTTCAGGTGGAAACAGTAAATCCAATTACCGAATTTCTTTGGGAAATCTTCACCAAACAGGAATTATCCCTGGCACCAAATACAATAAAACTAATTTTAGTATAAACGGAGAAACCGCACTTTCAAAAAAATTAAGTATTACAGCGGGCGTTAATTACATTAACTCATTTAACAATAAAGCACAACAAGGTTCTCAAGTTTCGGGCGTGATGTTAGGTTTATTAAGAACTCCGGCAACTTTCGATAATTCTTATGGACAAAAAAATCCGGTAGATTCCAGTGCATACGTATTGCCAAATGGCAATCAAAGAAGCTACCGAGGCGGTGGTGGATACGACAACCCTTATTGGACTGTAAATCGGGATCCTTATACAGAAGGCTTGAACCGCGTTTTTGGTACTACGCAATTAAATTATCAGGCATTAAGTTGGATGATGGTTACTTACCGTATAGGCGGAGATGTTTATTTTCAAAGTGATAAAGACGCGTATGACATTGGATCGAATCAATTCCCAGCTGGATATTTATATACCTCGGATTATTTTAATAGCCAATTCAATTCCGATTTTATCGTAAATATGAATCATAAATTTTCCGACGATTTATCGGGTAATTTAATTCTCGGACAAAACTTTTTTGATTTAAGAAGTCAAAACCGTTTTGCTACTGGCAGTAATTTTTCCTTACCTAACTTTTTAGATTTATCGAATGCTCAAAATTATCAAGCCAGCGAGAGTGAAGCAGGAAAACGTACTTCGGCATGGTATGGAGAAGGTCAATTGAATTGGAAAAGTCAATTGTTTTTAACCCTTACCGGACGTGATGAAACGACTTCTACTTTAGCTCCAGGACACAATAATTTTTTCTATCCTTCCGTAAGTGCCGCATGGGTATTTACAGATGCGTTGAAACTAACGACCAACAAAATTTTCCCTTACGGGAAATTACGTATGTCGTATGCACAAGTAGGACAAGATGCACCGATAGAAGCACTTCAAACGTATTACAGTCAAGCAAGTATTAAGGATGGTTATACAACAGGAGTTACTTTCCCTTTCAACGGACAAGCTGGATACCAAATTAGCAGCCCTACTTCTGTCATTGGAAATTCAGGATTACTTCCTGAAAACACAAACAGTTATGAAATAGGTACTGATTTAATTTTCTTTCAAAACAGAGTGAGCTTGAGTGCAACGTATTATTATGAGAATACAACGGATGAGATTTTTACTGTTCCCATTCCTTATTCTACCGGATTTGCATCTGCTTTGTTTAACTTAGGTCAGGTAACTAACAAAGGTATTGAGCTTACTTTAAACACGACTCCTGTAAAGTTGAAAAACGGTTTTACTTGGGATTTAGGGTTTAACTGGAGCAAAAACGTGAACGAAGTAGTTGCCTTAGCACCGGGTGTAAATAGCTTATTTTTAGGTGGATTTACTGGTGGTGGCGTATATGCTTTGCCTGGACAACCTTATGGTGTTATTTATGGAACAGATTATGTTCGTGATGGCAGTGGAAACATGATAATTGACGACATCAAAACAGATCCAGGTTATGGTATGCCGATTGTGGGTACTCAAAGCGTTCCGCTCGGAAACATTCAACCAAAATGGATAGGTGGCATCAACAATGCCTTTACTTTCAAAAACATTACATTGGGAATTATATTGAATGTTCGCGAAGGTGGAAGTATGTGGGACGGAACATTGGGAGCCCTCGAATATTTTGGAACGGCTCAGCAAACTGCTAACCGTGGGCAAAATGTTGTATTTTCGGGTAATGCAGGACACTTAGACGCCAACGGAAATATTGCTCACAATAATTCATCAGGGACAGAAGTAACAGGAGAAGGAGCTGCCAATAATGTTACAGCACAATACAACGAATACTACTGGCAAAATATCGGAAGTAGTTTTGGAGGTCCAACTTCTGCAAACGTTTACGATGTTTCTTTTGTACGCGTAGGACAAATGAGTTTAACGTATTCGTTTCCTGAAAAATGGATTAAAAAAGCACATTTCACTAAATTATCGCTTACTGCTTTTGCCAACAACCCATTCCTTTGGACAAAATATCCTGGTGTTGATCCAGAAACAAGTCTTGGTGGACCTGCTAACGGACAAGGCTTGGACTATTTTAACAATCCTGGCATAAAAAGTTATGGTGTTCGTTTAAATGTTGGCTTATAATTTTTAACTGTTAAAAATCTACCTATGAAAACTATAAAAATATCCGTATCCGCAGTAGCTGTAACAGTGTTGTTACTTTCTGCAGCTTCTTGTAAAAAGGATTTCTATACGAAAGTGAATAAAAATCCGAATGCTCCGGCTTCGGTTGTTCCCAGTGTGTTATTGCCAACAGCAGAAACCGCCATTGGTTATTATGTAGGCGGCGAAATGTCGCAATATACCTCGATGTTTACGCAACAAACTTTTGGGCAAAGTCGTCAATCACAAATTTATTATCAATACGTAATGAATACATCGGATTTCGATGATTTGTGGGGCAATATGTACTCTTCTGCAATGGAAAATGACTATACGCTGATGCAACAAGCAACAAGCGGAGGAAACAACGAATACAAAGGAATTTCCGAAGTGTTGATGGCTTATTCTTTACAAACTATGGTAGATTGTTGGGGAAGTATTCCTTATTCCCAATCATTTAAAGGGGTAAGCAATTTACATCCTGCGTATGATAATGATCAAACATTGTATGGAACCATTACCACTTTATTAAATCAAGCCATTGTGGATTTGAACAATCCAAATTCTGGACTTTTAACTCCTTCAACCGATGATTTTATGTATGGCGGAAATGCGGCAAACTGGATTAAATTTGCTCATGCGATTAAAGCACGTTTATTCATCCATCAAACCAAACACAACAATATCGCTATGGCGGATAGCGCTTTAGTAGAAGTGGGAGAATCTTTCCAAAGCAATGCCGACAATGCAACAATTACTTACGGTACTGCTGCAACTGCTGCCGGCGAATGGTATCAATTCAACACTCAAAGAGGCGATATTAGTTTCGCATATTCAAAAATGGATACTGTCCTCAACATGTTAAATGACCCACGTAAAAACATTTTGATTGATAGTACTGCCGAATTAACCCAAGGTCCTGGGTTTGGGGGTTTTTATGGTGGTATCCCAAATGCTCCAGTTGATTTCATTACTTATTCAGAAATGCAATTTGTAGCAGCCGAAGCCACTTTGAGAGCAGGAGGATCTGTTGTTGCTGCACAAACATTTTATATCAACGGAATTACTCAAAATATGGCACGTTTAGGTGTTACTTCCACTAATACAACGGCTTATTTAGCAGGTACACAAGGGCTTTTGCCGGGTACTACTAATGCAGCCATCGCTCAAATAGCGTATCAGGAGTGGATTGCTTTGTACTTGAATCCAGAAGCATGGACATTGTGGAGACGTACCGCCAGCCCAACTTTAATTCCAGTTGCTGGAAGTAATGGAGTAGCGCGTCGGTTTATTTATCCGCAAAGCGAGGTTAATTTAAACAATGCACCTCCTTGTACCATGTGGTCTCCGACTCTTTTTTGGGATAACTAAAATACCTTTCAAAAAAATAATTTTTCAAGTCCTGCTTTTGCAGGACTTTTTTTATGCTTCAAAAAAATAATTTTTCGAAGGTGTTTTTTAATGCAAAATATTTTGAATATTAAAAAGAATAATTTATATTCGTCAAAAAATAATTCACATGAAAAACACTCTACTACTCAGCGCTGCATCTTTGATAGCAGGCTCTTTGTTTTCGCAAACCGTTATTCGCCATCCAGATGGATCGTATTACAAGCAATGTACGAGTTTTTCCATCAGCAGACCTTTGCGCGAAATAGCGAAAGAATATCCGGTTACCGGAAGAAAAGACGGCGTATATAAACAAGCTGCGGACAATGATGCACATAGAAGATTTCCGTATCAAATTCTGAAACACCGCGACGGCGCTGAAAAAACAATCACCGATTCTATTGTACAAAAAGCACAAGGAACAACCGCTACGGAAGGTACCATTGTGAGTGTAGATGGGCAATCCAGTTCGCAAGGGTACGTTCCTTATGATCCAAACGGAATGGTAGGTCCGAATAATTATGTACAAGCCATTAACAGCGATTATCAGGTATTCGACAAAAGTGGAACTGCACTTACTCCTTCCTTTGCTTTGAGCCATCTTTTTCCAGGAAGTACTGATGATGGCGATCCCGTTGTGATGTACGATAAATTTGCAGACCGTTGGGTAATAGAAGAATTTCAATCAGATAATAACGGAAACGAAACTGAAATGCAGTTTGCCGTTTCTACAACACCCGATCCAACTGGAACATATTATATTTATGATTTTACTCCAGATGCAAATGATTTTGCCGATTACCCAAAATTTTCTATTTGGTCAGACGGTTATTATGAAACATGTAATTGCCAAAATCAAAAAGTAGTTGTTTATCAACGTGCAAAAATGATTACAGGCGACCCTACTGCAGGTTTCATCGTTATTCCTTCTATTTATATGCCTGCCGGAAGTGGTGGTGGATTTTGGTGCCCGCAAACGCTTTATGCGGACGGAACATTGCCTCCTTATGGCTCACCGGAATATTTATTTGATTTTACCAGCGCCAGTTGGGGAGGAAATTTCACTGATAAAATCAGGATTTACAAAATAACTACCGATTGGACGAATAAAACAGGAGCCATTGCTCTTTCGGATTCCTTAACCACGCAACCTTCCAATTGTATTTTTACAGGTGGACAACAAGATATTGATCAGCCTGGGAACCCAAACAGTTTAGATGCACTTGATGGATTTTTCTCTTACCGTATTCCTTATTTAAGATGGGGAACTTACAATGCTGCAGTGATGTGTAACCCAGTAAACGTAGGAACTGGAAGTACAATTGTTTCTGGACTTAGATGGTATGAATTGCGCCAAGATGCTACGAGTAACGTTTGGAGTATTTATCAACAAGGTACGTATGCACCAAACGATGGCGTGAGTCGTTGGAATCCTTCCATTGCGATGGATCAGAATGGCAGTATTGGTTTAGCTTATTCTGTTTCCGATCCCACTTCTGTATATCCGGGAATTCGGTATACTGGTAGAAGAAAATGTGATCCTTTAGGAACAATGTCTTTAACAGAAGGAATTGGTGTTGCTGGGTCTTCTGCCTTTACACAGGCAAGCCGTTGGGGCGATTATGCTAACACAACGGTTGATCCATCTGATGGAGTTACGTTTTGGCATACGAATATGTATGTTGCAGCAGGTGGATATTTGAGTACGCGCATTTTTTCTTTTAAAGTGCCCATTTGCACCAGCGGAACAGGAATTGCTACGTTAACAAACAATCAGGTTACATTGAACGCTTTTCAATCTGGAGATGAATTAAGTATCAAAGCAAAAAATCTTCCAACGAATAGTACAATGATTTTAACCTTGTATGATGTACAAGGA
Proteins encoded in this region:
- a CDS encoding SusC/RagA family TonB-linked outer membrane protein — its product is MKKMLRASAILLFVMCCGFLNAQTRIVSGTVKGTDGKPIPYVVVQVKGTTIATSTDTSGKFSLGVNTGETTLVFSSIGVKKQEVAISDNMNVTMQSDLFGLDEFVVTAIGISAEKKSLGYATQVVNGDELNNSGTGNMMSELDGKVAGLTVINSAGDPGAGTYMTLRGVTSLTGNNQPLMVVDGIPIDNSINNYDPTNAGFAAGGASGGLTGGAQPTNRGLDINPSDIESITVLKGPAAAALYGIQAASGAIVITTKKGSAVGGPKIEFNSSESWSSPDKLPELQNQWAQGNNGIYQGPDSSGSDKKFSWGPAISTLKRTGVANQWDRNGDISPTGTVPVTPYNQYNFFQTGVTADNNIAFSGGNSKSNYRISLGNLHQTGIIPGTKYNKTNFSINGETALSKKLSITAGVNYINSFNNKAQQGSQVSGVMLGLLRTPATFDNSYGQKNPVDSSAYVLPNGNQRSYRGGGGYDNPYWTVNRDPYTEGLNRVFGTTQLNYQALSWMMVTYRIGGDVYFQSDKDAYDIGSNQFPAGYLYTSDYFNSQFNSDFIVNMNHKFSDDLSGNLILGQNFFDLRSQNRFATGSNFSLPNFLDLSNAQNYQASESEAGKRTSAWYGEGQLNWKSQLFLTLTGRDETTSTLAPGHNNFFYPSVSAAWVFTDALKLTTNKIFPYGKLRMSYAQVGQDAPIEALQTYYSQASIKDGYTTGVTFPFNGQAGYQISSPTSVIGNSGLLPENTNSYEIGTDLIFFQNRVSLSATYYYENTTDEIFTVPIPYSTGFASALFNLGQVTNKGIELTLNTTPVKLKNGFTWDLGFNWSKNVNEVVALAPGVNSLFLGGFTGGGVYALPGQPYGVIYGTDYVRDGSGNMIIDDIKTDPGYGMPIVGTQSVPLGNIQPKWIGGINNAFTFKNITLGIILNVREGGSMWDGTLGALEYFGTAQQTANRGQNVVFSGNAGHLDANGNIAHNNSSGTEVTGEGAANNVTAQYNEYYWQNIGSSFGGPTSANVYDVSFVRVGQMSLTYSFPEKWIKKAHFTKLSLTAFANNPFLWTKYPGVDPETSLGGPANGQGLDYFNNPGIKSYGVRLNVGL
- a CDS encoding T9SS type A sorting domain-containing protein gives rise to the protein MKNTLLLSAASLIAGSLFSQTVIRHPDGSYYKQCTSFSISRPLREIAKEYPVTGRKDGVYKQAADNDAHRRFPYQILKHRDGAEKTITDSIVQKAQGTTATEGTIVSVDGQSSSQGYVPYDPNGMVGPNNYVQAINSDYQVFDKSGTALTPSFALSHLFPGSTDDGDPVVMYDKFADRWVIEEFQSDNNGNETEMQFAVSTTPDPTGTYYIYDFTPDANDFADYPKFSIWSDGYYETCNCQNQKVVVYQRAKMITGDPTAGFIVIPSIYMPAGSGGGFWCPQTLYADGTLPPYGSPEYLFDFTSASWGGNFTDKIRIYKITTDWTNKTGAIALSDSLTTQPSNCIFTGGQQDIDQPGNPNSLDALDGFFSYRIPYLRWGTYNAAVMCNPVNVGTGSTIVSGLRWYELRQDATSNVWSIYQQGTYAPNDGVSRWNPSIAMDQNGSIGLAYSVSDPTSVYPGIRYTGRRKCDPLGTMSLTEGIGVAGSSAFTQASRWGDYANTTVDPSDGVTFWHTNMYVAAGGYLSTRIFSFKVPICTSGTGIATLTNNQVTLNAFQSGDELSIKAKNLPTNSTMILTLYDVQGKYISGKTVMPTANALQTTISTSGIAKGLYFVRLGNNDFQRVLKVIIQ
- a CDS encoding SusD/RagB family nutrient-binding outer membrane lipoprotein, with the translated sequence MKTIKISVSAVAVTVLLLSAASCKKDFYTKVNKNPNAPASVVPSVLLPTAETAIGYYVGGEMSQYTSMFTQQTFGQSRQSQIYYQYVMNTSDFDDLWGNMYSSAMENDYTLMQQATSGGNNEYKGISEVLMAYSLQTMVDCWGSIPYSQSFKGVSNLHPAYDNDQTLYGTITTLLNQAIVDLNNPNSGLLTPSTDDFMYGGNAANWIKFAHAIKARLFIHQTKHNNIAMADSALVEVGESFQSNADNATITYGTAATAAGEWYQFNTQRGDISFAYSKMDTVLNMLNDPRKNILIDSTAELTQGPGFGGFYGGIPNAPVDFITYSEMQFVAAEATLRAGGSVVAAQTFYINGITQNMARLGVTSTNTTAYLAGTQGLLPGTTNAAIAQIAYQEWIALYLNPEAWTLWRRTASPTLIPVAGSNGVARRFIYPQSEVNLNNAPPCTMWSPTLFWDN